From Deltaproteobacteria bacterium, the proteins below share one genomic window:
- a CDS encoding acyl-CoA dehydrogenase, translating to MAQFIADKRDMEFVLYEQMDLEGLAKAERYTEFNRKTCDLILNEARNLAVKEILPTNKEGDSVGAQLENGRVKVPPCFHKPYKAFCEGDWIAMTDDPEVGGQGMPVTLAQAAGEYFSGANTAFVMYPMLCHGTGKIIETIGTPEQKKMCLKKLYKGEWGGSMVLTEPGAGSDLGLLTTSAKDNGDGTYSISGQKIFITAADQDLTPNIVYPVLARIEGAPAGTRGISLFLVFKYRVNPDGSLGEDNDVQVTAIEEKMGIHGSATCQVTFGGKGGCVGTLLGPPNKGMRGMFLMMNEERLNVGMQALSLGSAAYLYAVNYARERIQGKNLLKFMDESAPSVAIIEHPDVKRMLMNMKVYIEGMRSLCYFVGRCFDLHQIAPTEEERAYNLGLVELMVPIVKAYCSDKSFDVCVSAMQVYGGYGYCQDYPVEQLTRDCKITGIYEGANGIQAMDLLARQLGKQNGKVFMNFLAEIGKTAAAAKAVPGLDEYAARVEEAAGKLAELAMHLGKLAMAFNENTLQAFSAAYPFLEIMGDVIVAWMQLWRATVAKPKLEAILKGATGEDKKALIAKNREAAFYDGQVKGCEYFINSILPITFGKMAAVKGSTSTVMDMDDASFGGK from the coding sequence ATGGCGCAGTTCATTGCCGACAAAAGAGACATGGAATTCGTGCTTTACGAGCAGATGGACTTGGAAGGTCTTGCCAAGGCCGAACGCTACACCGAGTTCAACCGCAAGACCTGCGATCTCATTTTAAACGAGGCCAGAAACCTAGCGGTGAAGGAAATCCTTCCCACCAACAAGGAAGGCGACAGCGTGGGCGCGCAGCTTGAAAACGGACGGGTGAAGGTCCCGCCCTGTTTCCACAAGCCCTACAAGGCCTTCTGCGAGGGCGACTGGATCGCCATGACCGACGATCCGGAAGTGGGCGGCCAGGGAATGCCCGTCACCCTGGCCCAGGCCGCAGGCGAATACTTCTCCGGGGCCAACACCGCCTTTGTCATGTATCCCATGCTCTGCCACGGCACGGGAAAAATCATAGAGACCATTGGCACCCCGGAACAGAAGAAGATGTGCCTCAAAAAGCTCTACAAGGGCGAGTGGGGCGGCTCCATGGTTCTCACCGAGCCGGGCGCGGGAAGCGACCTGGGCCTTCTCACCACCTCGGCCAAGGACAACGGCGACGGCACTTATTCCATCTCCGGCCAGAAAATCTTCATCACCGCCGCCGACCAGGACTTAACCCCCAACATCGTCTACCCGGTTCTGGCCCGCATCGAGGGCGCTCCCGCCGGAACGCGCGGAATCAGCCTCTTTCTGGTCTTCAAATACAGGGTGAACCCGGACGGAAGCCTGGGGGAGGACAACGACGTCCAGGTAACCGCCATCGAGGAAAAGATGGGCATCCACGGCTCTGCCACCTGCCAGGTGACCTTCGGCGGAAAGGGCGGCTGCGTCGGCACCCTTTTGGGCCCCCCCAACAAGGGCATGAGGGGCATGTTTCTGATGATGAACGAGGAGCGCCTGAACGTTGGAATGCAGGCCCTGTCCCTTGGCTCCGCCGCCTATCTCTACGCCGTCAACTACGCCCGCGAACGCATCCAGGGCAAGAACCTTTTGAAATTCATGGACGAGAGCGCACCATCCGTGGCCATCATCGAGCACCCGGACGTGAAGCGGATGCTCATGAACATGAAGGTTTACATCGAGGGAATGCGCAGCCTCTGCTACTTCGTGGGCCGGTGCTTCGATCTTCACCAGATAGCCCCCACCGAAGAGGAACGCGCCTACAACCTGGGCCTTGTGGAACTCATGGTGCCCATCGTCAAGGCCTATTGCTCCGACAAGTCCTTCGACGTCTGCGTTTCGGCCATGCAGGTCTACGGCGGCTACGGCTACTGCCAGGACTACCCCGTGGAGCAGCTCACCCGCGACTGCAAGATAACGGGCATCTACGAGGGGGCCAACGGCATCCAGGCAATGGACCTCCTGGCCCGGCAGCTTGGCAAGCAGAACGGCAAAGTTTTCATGAACTTCCTGGCCGAAATCGGAAAGACCGCAGCTGCGGCCAAGGCAGTTCCTGGCCTTGACGAATACGCCGCAAGGGTGGAGGAGGCCGCCGGAAAACTGGCCGAGCTTGCCATGCACCTCGGAAAACTCGCAATGGCCTTCAACGAAAACACTCTCCAGGCATTTTCCGCCGCCTACCCCTTTCTTGAGATCATGGGGGACGTGATCGTGGCCTGGATGCAACTGTGGCGGGCAACGGTGGCCAAACCCAAGCTGGAGGCCATTTTAAAGGGGGCGACCGGCGAGGACAAAAAGGCTCTCATCGCCAAAAACCGCGAGGCCGCCTTCTACGACGGCCAGGTCAAGGGCTGCGAATACTTCATCAACTCCATCCTCCCGATAACCTTCGGCAAAATGGCCGCAGTCAAGGGCTCCACCTCCACTGTCATGGACATGGACGACGCCTCCTTCGGCGGAAAATAG
- a CDS encoding glycosyltransferase family 2 protein yields MKLSIVIPVYNEKTTITRVLDKVLSIPFPYETEIIVVDDGSTDGTARLIKEYGRDNIIKKHTSLINLGKGAAVRFGLEYAEGDWVIIQDADLELDPADILKIVSAMQETGADAVYGSRFAGGRLRFKNASFANILANKVMTGYTNFLYGGHLTDMSTAYKLIRADALKRIRLKCIGFEFEPEITAKLLRLGYTIREVPIAYQPRTTKEGKKIAWWDGFKYLYYLTKYRIVSPAKLVRG; encoded by the coding sequence ATGAAGTTATCCATAGTAATCCCCGTCTACAACGAAAAAACCACCATCACCCGCGTACTGGACAAGGTCCTGTCCATACCCTTTCCGTACGAGACTGAAATCATAGTGGTGGACGACGGCTCCACGGACGGCACGGCCCGGCTAATAAAAGAATACGGGCGCGACAACATAATCAAGAAGCACACCAGCCTCATCAACCTGGGAAAGGGCGCGGCGGTGCGCTTCGGGCTGGAGTACGCCGAGGGCGACTGGGTGATCATCCAGGACGCCGACCTGGAACTCGATCCGGCGGACATCTTGAAAATCGTCTCCGCCATGCAGGAAACCGGGGCTGACGCCGTTTACGGCTCGCGCTTCGCCGGGGGCCGCCTCCGTTTCAAAAATGCGTCCTTCGCCAACATTTTGGCCAACAAGGTGATGACCGGCTACACCAATTTTTTATATGGCGGACACCTCACCGACATGTCCACCGCCTACAAGCTCATACGCGCCGACGCCCTTAAAAGGATACGCTTGAAGTGCATAGGCTTCGAGTTCGAGCCTGAAATCACCGCCAAACTCCTTCGCCTTGGTTACACAATCCGCGAAGTCCCCATAGCCTACCAGCCCAGGACCACCAAAGAGGGCAAGAAGATCGCCTGGTGGGACGGGTTCAAGTACCTCTATTACCTCACCAAGTACAGGATCGTTTCGCCCGCCAAACTCGTAAGGGGCTGA
- a CDS encoding TetR/AcrR family transcriptional regulator: MQDRAIATRKALLEATLECLVEKGYAGTTTQEVCRRLKVSRGTLLHHFATREELVTEAVEHVLERTVEHFRETLDGTLPENPTLADLGRAMWEKHWTSGVFYAWLELVVASRTDPVLNEKVREMDLRWSPKFDAACRSVLGRGADGVIWLFFLALNALSIEKIRSGPERLNRSLSDLLALAETADRFFWRFSETALQNKGQGDKKDACDR; the protein is encoded by the coding sequence ATGCAGGACAGGGCGATAGCAACAAGGAAGGCCCTTTTGGAGGCCACCCTGGAATGCCTCGTGGAAAAGGGATACGCGGGCACCACCACCCAGGAGGTCTGCCGGAGGCTGAAGGTTTCCAGGGGGACCCTCCTGCACCATTTTGCCACCCGCGAGGAGCTGGTGACCGAGGCGGTGGAGCACGTGCTGGAAAGGACGGTGGAGCATTTCCGGGAAACCCTGGATGGCACCCTGCCGGAAAACCCCACCCTGGCCGACCTTGGCCGGGCCATGTGGGAAAAGCACTGGACCAGCGGGGTCTTTTACGCCTGGCTGGAACTGGTGGTGGCCTCCCGAACGGACCCGGTTTTAAACGAAAAGGTGAGGGAGATGGACCTTCGGTGGAGCCCCAAGTTCGACGCGGCCTGCAGAAGCGTGCTGGGCCGGGGCGCGGACGGGGTGATCTGGCTCTTCTTCCTGGCCTTGAACGCCCTTTCAATAGAAAAAATCCGCAGCGGGCCGGAAAGGCTCAACCGGTCGCTTTCCGACCTTCTGGCCCTGGCCGAAACGGCGGACCGCTTTTTCTGGAGGTTTTCGGAAACCGCGCTTCAAAACAAGGGGCAGGGGGATAAAAAAGATGCTTGTGATAGGTGA
- a CDS encoding cache domain-containing protein produces MAKTSSLLGRLMWTFVSLSLVVVVLSGAIAWLEFRREIHVSMQNRLESVVDEKADEISAWLEKKRNQAAILASDSLIISSTASLVRDPADRDALGVLTERINDLTSLTADLSEVYVAVPETGRILASTLESRAGEETGDEPFWETADSKRLSTTVYRDKAHGGLAISIGKPIISEGQAIGILRLRIYMEHLARLTSARTGLPDEGEVFFEDRQEFLASPKGPSDKRAQALSGKTVSGTYKNYEGVKVFGALRYVEPPGLVLFAEIGHAATLATAGRVTFTVVITGLYFPPF; encoded by the coding sequence ATGGCCAAGACATCCAGTCTCCTGGGACGCCTGATGTGGACCTTCGTGTCCCTGTCCCTTGTGGTTGTGGTGCTGTCAGGGGCCATCGCATGGCTGGAGTTCCGCCGTGAAATCCACGTTTCAATGCAAAATCGGCTGGAATCGGTGGTGGACGAAAAGGCGGACGAAATATCCGCGTGGCTGGAAAAAAAGCGGAACCAGGCTGCCATTCTGGCATCCGATTCCCTTATCATCTCGTCCACCGCATCCCTTGTCCGGGACCCCGCCGACCGGGATGCCCTTGGCGTCCTGACCGAAAGGATAAACGATCTCACCTCGCTTACGGCGGACCTCTCCGAGGTCTACGTCGCCGTGCCGGAAACGGGCAGGATTCTGGCATCCACCCTTGAATCCAGGGCGGGAGAGGAAACCGGCGATGAGCCTTTCTGGGAGACAGCAGATTCAAAACGACTCAGCACCACGGTTTACAGGGACAAAGCCCACGGAGGGCTGGCCATTTCCATCGGAAAGCCCATAATTTCGGAAGGACAGGCCATAGGGATACTGCGCCTTCGGATATACATGGAGCACCTCGCCCGGCTGACATCTGCGCGGACCGGCCTTCCAGACGAGGGCGAGGTTTTTTTCGAGGACCGCCAGGAATTTCTCGCCTCGCCAAAGGGGCCGTCAGACAAGAGGGCCCAGGCGCTTTCGGGTAAAACGGTTTCGGGGACCTACAAGAACTACGAGGGGGTCAAGGTCTTCGGCGCGCTGCGGTACGTGGAGCCGCCGGGCCTGGTGCTTTTCGCGGAAATCGGCCATGCCGCCACGCTGGCCACCGCAGGCCGGGTAACCTTCACGGTGGTCATAACCGGCCTTTACTTTCCGCCTTTCTAA
- a CDS encoding UbiA family prenyltransferase, with the protein MNHLRLFRSDAAVFSFGSFLAGGMIAPVLTLNFAEAGLVTLVSANFCYSFNAWTDRESDRINKPHRPIPAGEVTGEAALRYSMALFVISLGYPFLVAKSAASLFWFLVIPFLGLFYSARPVRLKNRPPFSVLTVAAGLTIPFILGYIQAGGGGDLNFFFMSVFLFCASLVGLKDIEDEKGDTAVGEANLYHRYKTRLLDISLAGLAITVLFSFLLPMPQKLFLFMAGQSMGAAACILVHRFFVLNRARLYRRVIKTVMAVGTVFWLIILTEGFTGNASVSFF; encoded by the coding sequence GTGAACCATTTGCGCCTTTTCCGGTCGGACGCAGCGGTCTTCTCCTTCGGCTCCTTTCTCGCCGGGGGGATGATCGCGCCGGTTCTTACGCTCAATTTTGCCGAAGCAGGTCTGGTAACGCTGGTTTCCGCCAATTTCTGTTACAGTTTCAACGCCTGGACGGACAGGGAAAGCGACCGGATCAACAAGCCCCACCGGCCCATCCCGGCGGGCGAGGTGACCGGTGAGGCGGCCCTTCGTTACAGCATGGCCCTTTTCGTGATTTCTCTTGGCTATCCCTTTCTGGTGGCGAAAAGCGCGGCAAGCCTGTTCTGGTTCCTGGTGATTCCGTTTCTGGGGCTTTTTTACTCGGCCCGTCCGGTGCGCCTTAAAAACAGGCCGCCCTTTTCGGTGCTCACCGTGGCCGCCGGGCTCACCATTCCCTTCATCCTGGGCTATATCCAGGCAGGGGGCGGAGGGGATCTCAACTTTTTTTTCATGTCGGTTTTTTTGTTCTGCGCCTCCCTTGTGGGCTTGAAGGACATAGAGGACGAAAAGGGCGACACTGCGGTGGGGGAGGCCAACCTTTATCACAGGTATAAAACGCGGCTTCTGGACATTTCCCTGGCTGGCCTCGCCATCACCGTACTTTTCTCGTTTCTTTTGCCCATGCCGCAAAAGCTCTTCCTTTTCATGGCCGGGCAGAGCATGGGGGCGGCGGCCTGCATCCTTGTCCACAGGTTTTTTGTACTGAACCGGGCCCGCCTTTACCGAAGGGTCATCAAGACCGTGATGGCGGTGGGGACCGTGTTCTGGTTAATTATTTTGACCGAAGGCTTTACGGGAAACGCCTCCGTGTCCTTTTTCTGA
- the tatC gene encoding twin-arginine translocase subunit TatC: MDSKPDPGTEAESPQAEEQGGLTFMDHLVELRRRLIICALAVGVGFFGAYAVKEYIFEIMAWPLIQALPDTDHALIFTNLVEPFMVYLKLSFAAGIVLALPVIMHQVWMFIGPGLYSHEKRMIFPLVFLSCLFFAAGAAFGYFVVFPFGFKALIEFAGPSMSAFPSVKEYYGLVSKMLLVFGLIFELPLFISVFARFGLVTPAFLRKNRRYAILIIFVAAAILTPPDVFSQLLMALPLLVLYEAGILGAVIFGRAREKAEPPDPEPSPENPA; the protein is encoded by the coding sequence ATGGACAGTAAACCCGATCCCGGCACGGAAGCCGAATCCCCCCAAGCGGAGGAGCAAGGCGGCCTCACCTTCATGGATCATCTGGTGGAGTTGAGGCGAAGGCTCATCATCTGCGCCCTGGCCGTGGGGGTGGGCTTTTTCGGGGCCTACGCCGTAAAGGAGTACATATTCGAGATAATGGCCTGGCCTTTGATTCAGGCCCTTCCCGACACGGACCACGCCCTCATTTTCACCAACCTCGTCGAACCCTTCATGGTTTACTTGAAGCTCTCCTTCGCGGCGGGCATCGTTCTGGCCCTTCCCGTTATCATGCACCAGGTGTGGATGTTCATCGGCCCCGGCCTTTACTCCCACGAAAAGAGGATGATCTTCCCCTTAGTCTTCCTCTCCTGCCTATTTTTCGCCGCCGGGGCAGCCTTCGGCTATTTCGTGGTCTTCCCCTTCGGTTTCAAGGCCCTTATCGAGTTCGCGGGGCCTTCCATGTCCGCCTTTCCCTCGGTGAAGGAATACTACGGCCTGGTTTCCAAGATGCTCCTGGTCTTCGGGCTCATTTTCGAGCTTCCTCTTTTCATAAGCGTTTTCGCGCGGTTCGGGCTCGTCACCCCGGCCTTTCTGCGAAAAAACAGGCGCTATGCCATCCTGATCATTTTTGTGGCTGCTGCCATACTCACCCCGCCGGACGTGTTTTCCCAATTGCTCATGGCCTTGCCCCTTCTGGTTTTATACGAGGCGGGAATTCTGGGCGCGGTTATTTTCGGCAGGGCCAGGGAAAAGGCGGAGCCGCCCGACCCGGAGCCTTCTCCGGAAAACCCGGCCTAA
- a CDS encoding PAS domain S-box protein, producing the protein MAQGDLSRKAPVMGRDQIGRLALTFNWMTDQLQALYADMREKVIQIQEARDAIAAKERHFRALIENATDLICIMNANGRIIYASPSVIRITGFSQEEVEGASVFNWFLEEDGKKLRAMLPKMLSHHGILRMADYRVAHKNGGHRILEMYGTNLLNDPVVGGFIINARDVTDRHKYMEELGRIEKLESIGVLAGGIAHDFNNMLTGILGNVSLARLHAKTDQAVTVRLKEAEKAILAARELTQQLLTFSGGGAPLTESASLDTLLKESVGFALSGGKVRCEYDLPGNLWPVEVDPGQIRQVVHNLVLNAVHAQGGMGVVRISAENLEIEEGAASGLPLGPGRYVVVKIEDEGHGIPEKNLARIFDPYFTTKKDGSGLGLAVTFQVIARHHGHIAVTSKPGVGSTFHVYLPASDDLPLVMKEVSTVPVSGRGERILVMDDEEAVLDVTSAMLDYMGFIVETARDGQEAVERYRRALERGEPFQVVMTDLNVAGGMGGKEAMQQILALDPRARGIVSSGYCHDPIMGEYSRYGFSGVIAKPYTPEKLFTVLEKILSRPDAS; encoded by the coding sequence GTGGCCCAGGGAGACCTTTCCCGCAAGGCCCCGGTGATGGGGCGCGACCAGATAGGCAGGCTGGCCCTCACCTTCAACTGGATGACGGACCAGCTCCAGGCCCTTTACGCGGACATGCGCGAAAAGGTGATACAGATACAGGAGGCAAGGGACGCCATCGCAGCCAAGGAGAGGCATTTCCGGGCGCTCATCGAAAACGCCACCGATCTTATCTGCATCATGAACGCCAACGGGCGGATCATCTACGCAAGCCCTTCCGTCATACGCATCACGGGCTTTTCCCAGGAGGAGGTGGAGGGAGCCTCTGTCTTCAACTGGTTTTTGGAGGAGGACGGAAAAAAACTGCGGGCCATGCTGCCCAAAATGCTTTCGCACCATGGCATCCTCCGCATGGCCGACTACCGGGTTGCCCACAAGAACGGCGGCCACAGGATTCTGGAGATGTACGGCACCAACCTCTTAAACGACCCTGTGGTGGGCGGCTTCATCATAAACGCCCGCGACGTCACCGACCGGCACAAGTACATGGAGGAACTTGGACGCATAGAGAAGCTGGAGTCGATAGGGGTCCTGGCGGGCGGAATAGCGCACGATTTTAACAACATGCTGACCGGAATCCTCGGAAACGTCTCCCTGGCCCGGCTTCACGCGAAAACGGACCAGGCGGTGACCGTCCGCCTGAAGGAGGCCGAAAAAGCCATTCTGGCCGCCCGGGAACTCACCCAGCAGCTTCTCACCTTTTCGGGCGGGGGAGCGCCCCTCACGGAAAGCGCTTCCCTGGACACCCTTTTAAAGGAGTCGGTGGGCTTCGCCCTTTCCGGCGGCAAGGTCCGCTGCGAGTACGACCTGCCGGGAAATCTCTGGCCCGTGGAGGTCGATCCGGGCCAGATCCGGCAGGTGGTCCATAACCTGGTATTAAACGCCGTCCACGCCCAGGGCGGCATGGGTGTGGTGCGAATAAGCGCCGAAAACCTGGAAATCGAGGAAGGCGCTGCTTCCGGCCTGCCCCTTGGGCCCGGCAGGTACGTTGTGGTGAAAATCGAGGACGAGGGCCACGGCATCCCGGAAAAAAACCTTGCCCGGATATTCGACCCCTACTTCACCACCAAGAAGGACGGCTCCGGCCTGGGGCTGGCCGTAACCTTCCAGGTAATCGCAAGGCATCACGGCCACATCGCGGTGACTTCCAAGCCGGGCGTCGGGTCCACCTTCCACGTCTATCTTCCGGCCTCCGACGACCTCCCCCTGGTTATGAAGGAGGTCTCCACCGTGCCAGTTTCCGGGCGCGGGGAGCGGATTCTGGTCATGGACGACGAGGAGGCGGTTCTGGACGTCACCTCCGCCATGCTCGACTACATGGGCTTTATAGTGGAGACCGCCAGGGACGGCCAGGAGGCGGTGGAACGCTACCGAAGGGCATTGGAAAGGGGCGAGCCCTTCCAGGTGGTGATGACCGACCTGAACGTGGCGGGCGGCATGGGAGGGAAAGAGGCCATGCAGCAGATTCTGGCCCTCGACCCCAGGGCCAGGGGAATAGTCAGCTCCGGCTACTGCCACGACCCCATCATGGGCGAATACTCCCGGTACGGATTTTCGGGCGTCATAGCAAAGCCCTACACCCCGGAAAAACTTTTCACGGTGCTGGAGAAAATTCTCAGCAGGCCCGACGCTTCTTGA
- a CDS encoding twin-arginine translocase TatA/TatE family subunit, which translates to MFGIGMSELFLILAVALIVVGPKKMPEIARLLGRGFSEFRKASQTLREAIDVQSEKAGFKGAFSDIKDTVADAVSEVPKPGHEPSPSAFVQPTGGPESDETAGTDEKNHGQ; encoded by the coding sequence ATGTTCGGCATCGGAATGTCTGAGCTTTTTCTTATCCTGGCGGTGGCCCTTATAGTGGTGGGCCCCAAGAAGATGCCGGAAATCGCCCGGCTTCTGGGGCGGGGCTTTTCCGAGTTCCGCAAGGCCAGCCAGACCTTGAGGGAAGCCATAGACGTGCAGTCGGAAAAGGCCGGTTTCAAGGGGGCCTTTTCGGATATAAAGGACACCGTGGCCGACGCCGTAAGCGAGGTCCCGAAACCGGGGCATGAGCCTTCGCCATCGGCTTTCGTTCAGCCCACGGGCGGCCCTGAGTCGGACGAGACCGCCGGGACGGATGAAAAAAATCATGGACAGTAA
- a CDS encoding corrinoid protein, with amino-acid sequence MDELKQMVVDGREDLVPARVQALLDKGVGVEEIMKQALIPAMDEVGGLFQKGEIYLPEMLVAAEAMKSGMKVLEPLIKGSGVKPIGKAVLGTMSGDMHDIGKNLVIMSLEGAGFTVIDLGMDVSPSAFAEAVKTHRPQVVGLSALLSSTMPFMKKAIEAITASGLRETVKIMVGGAPVNQAFATEIGADFYGRDSVAGKNFAVKACA; translated from the coding sequence ATGGACGAGCTTAAGCAGATGGTTGTGGACGGCAGGGAGGATTTGGTCCCTGCAAGGGTTCAGGCCCTTCTGGACAAGGGAGTCGGCGTCGAGGAAATCATGAAGCAGGCCCTCATACCCGCCATGGACGAGGTGGGCGGCTTGTTCCAGAAAGGCGAAATCTACCTTCCGGAAATGCTGGTGGCCGCAGAAGCCATGAAAAGCGGCATGAAGGTTCTGGAACCCCTTATTAAAGGAAGCGGGGTGAAGCCCATCGGCAAGGCGGTTCTGGGCACCATGAGCGGGGACATGCACGACATAGGCAAGAACCTCGTGATAATGAGCCTGGAAGGCGCGGGCTTCACGGTGATCGATCTCGGCATGGACGTCAGCCCTTCTGCCTTCGCGGAAGCCGTCAAAACCCACCGGCCCCAGGTGGTGGGCCTAAGCGCCCTTCTTTCCAGCACCATGCCCTTCATGAAAAAGGCCATAGAGGCCATCACAGCATCCGGCCTCCGGGAAACCGTAAAGATAATGGTGGGCGGCGCGCCGGTGAACCAGGCCTTCGCCACTGAAATCGGGGCAGATTTCTATGGCAGGGATTCGGTGGCCGGAAAAAACTTCGCCGTAAAAGCCTGCGCCTGA
- a CDS encoding DUF805 domain-containing protein, translating into MGWYIEVLKKYAVFKGRARRAEYWYFILFNLIVSASLMLVDGVTGTFSREEGMGFLSGIYSVAVILPGIGVSIRRLHDTGQSGWYFGVFFIFAFAVMLIMELSPKSPLLDPLVLVLGALSIVLLINLAKKGQPGENRFGPDPLHVDEFAWAYKRPGSPRQPEQPEDPLDRLERLASLKSRGIISEEEFEEQKAKLLK; encoded by the coding sequence ATGGGATGGTACATCGAAGTACTGAAAAAATACGCCGTTTTCAAAGGCCGGGCGCGTAGGGCCGAATACTGGTATTTCATCCTGTTCAACCTAATCGTCAGCGCCAGCCTCATGTTGGTGGACGGCGTCACCGGAACCTTCAGCCGTGAGGAAGGGATGGGCTTTCTGTCGGGCATATATTCCGTGGCGGTCATATTGCCGGGGATAGGGGTGTCCATCAGGCGGCTCCACGACACGGGCCAGAGCGGCTGGTATTTCGGCGTTTTCTTCATTTTCGCCTTCGCGGTGATGCTCATTATGGAGCTCTCGCCCAAAAGCCCTCTCCTGGACCCTCTGGTCCTTGTTCTGGGCGCCTTGTCCATCGTCCTTTTGATCAATCTGGCGAAAAAGGGCCAGCCCGGGGAAAACCGCTTCGGCCCCGACCCCCTTCACGTGGATGAATTCGCCTGGGCCTACAAGAGGCCCGGCTCGCCCAGGCAGCCTGAGCAGCCGGAAGACCCCCTGGACCGCCTTGAAAGGCTCGCAAGCCTTAAAAGCCGTGGCATAATTTCAGAGGAGGAATTCGAGGAGCAGAAGGCGAAGCTGCTCAAATAG
- a CDS encoding dihydropteroate synthase yields MLVIGEKINATRTSVAAAVAVRDAGFISSLALAQAEAGADVIDVNAGTGQGDPERAAEDMLWLIRTVEKAVKLPLAIDTEIPSVMGVALSSVTRPPAWINSVSAETSRLERVLPLAKKFGSPIIALLMGDDGIPRDAAGRMRAAEKIYGKAVDAGIDPARLYFDPLVMPVGAETGAGDVVLSCLSMIKRDMPAANTVLGLSNVSFGLPLRSLLNRAFLVLCAGAGLSAVILDPSDDTLMMEMFAAEALLGRDPYCGRYIKAYRKRNGKGGKS; encoded by the coding sequence ATGCTTGTGATAGGTGAAAAAATCAACGCCACCAGGACTAGCGTTGCCGCCGCCGTGGCCGTGCGGGACGCCGGATTCATATCCTCCCTGGCCCTTGCCCAGGCCGAAGCCGGGGCGGACGTGATAGATGTCAACGCAGGAACCGGCCAGGGCGACCCCGAAAGGGCGGCGGAAGACATGCTCTGGCTCATCCGCACGGTGGAAAAGGCCGTGAAACTGCCCCTTGCCATAGACACGGAAATACCCTCAGTCATGGGGGTGGCACTTTCATCAGTCACTCGCCCCCCGGCATGGATCAACTCGGTCTCCGCCGAAACCAGCCGCCTGGAGAGGGTCCTGCCCCTGGCGAAAAAATTCGGCTCCCCCATTATCGCGCTTCTGATGGGAGACGATGGCATTCCCAGGGACGCAGCCGGGCGCATGAGGGCGGCGGAAAAAATCTACGGAAAGGCCGTGGACGCGGGCATCGATCCGGCAAGGCTCTATTTCGATCCTCTGGTCATGCCGGTGGGGGCCGAAACCGGGGCCGGGGACGTGGTGCTTTCGTGCCTCTCGATGATCAAAAGGGACATGCCAGCCGCCAACACTGTCTTAGGCCTCAGCAACGTGAGCTTCGGCCTCCCGTTGCGAAGCCTTCTCAACCGGGCCTTCCTGGTCCTCTGCGCGGGCGCGGGCCTTTCGGCTGTAATTCTGGACCCTTCGGATGATACCCTCATGATGGAGATGTTCGCGGCGGAGGCGCTTCTTGGCAGGGACCCCTATTGCGGGCGCTACATAAAAGCCTATCGAAAAAGAAACGGGAAAGGCGGGAAATCATGA